From the Candidatus Blochmannia vicinus genome, the window TAACGGTATTGATGCTGGGTACTCAGGAAAATTTATTCAATATGGTTGGGAAGTTATAACCGAAGCATTAAAGCAAGGAGGCATCACATTAATGATGGACCGATTATCTAATATTGCTAAAATACGTGCTTTTATATTATCTGAAAAATTAAAAAATATATTAAAACCAATTTTTGAAAAACATATGGAAAATATACTTAATGGAGTATTTTCTGAAGAAATGATGTCGGATTGGAAGAATAATGATTCTAAATTACTTGTTTGGAGAAAAGAAACCAGTAAACTTCCGTTAGAACAAGCACCAAACTATCAACAAGAGATTTTAGATCAAACATATTTTGATCATGGAATTTTAATGGTAGCCATAATAAAAGCAGGAGTAGAGCTATCTTTCGATACAATGATAAAAGCTGGTATAGCTCCAGAATCAGCATACTACGAATCATTACATGAATTACCTTTAATTGCAAATACTATAGCTCGAAAAAAATTATATGAAATGAACACAGTAATTTCCGACACTGCAGAATATGGTAATTATTTGTTTTGTAATGCAGTAGTACCTTTATTAAAGAAAACTATAATACCTAATTTAAAAAAAGGAGATTTAGGATCAGCGCCTGAAGAAATTAAAATAGATAATATTATTTTACGTAATACTAACGCAATGATTAGAAATCATGCAATAGAAAAAGTTGGAATTAAATTAAGAAGTCACATGAAAAACATAAAAAATTTACCATTTATTAATAACTAAAAAATCTAAACTGTAATCATATGTTGATTTCAAGTTATCTTATTATCAAAAAGGATCATTTAGCCGATCATCCAAATAAAATAAATACTTTTAAATAAAAATCACAGAAGTTAATATTACATAACTAATTATGTAAATAATAGTAAATACTAATTAATTTAAGATATTATATACTAAAACAAATAATTATTTTATATACGTATATTCTAATTAATAGAAACAAGTTATAAGGAGAATAAATGAATCATATAGTAAATTTGACAGATTCTAATTTTAAAGAAAAGGTATTAAACTCTATCAATCAAGAAAGTAAACCATTCTTGATTGATTTTTGGGCTGAATGGTGCAATCCCTGTAAAGCAATGATACCTATCCTAGAAGACATAGCTATGGAATTTCATGATAAACTAAAAATAGCAAAATTAAATATAGACAACAATCCAATCACTACTAAAAACTATGGTATTAGAAGCATTCCAACGTTATTGTTAATTCGCCATGGAACAGTATTATCCAGTAAAATAGGATTATTGTCTAAACAAAAATTACAAGAATTTTTAAAAAAATATATATAAACTTCACACTTATTATTTAATACTTGTAATTTTTAAAATTTATCTTATATGTTAGTAGACGTTTATTTAAGATTATAGTAGAATGAAGACCTGTTGTTCCGTAATTAATCATAAATATATGATTTTTTAGTAAAAATTAAACGCACAATCGTCATTGTAATAGTAATAATAGCGATTGTATAATGTAAATAAGATAGATTAAAATGTAGACATATTTTCTGGTATAGTCATGAAATTACTGGCGAATTTTTATAAACTTATTTCTCTATGAGAATCCGATAATAAGAGAAGTAGTATTTGATGGTTATATGCCTGTTTTTTGATGGTCTTTAATCTGGGTATATAATCACCAGCGCCATAATACTATAAAAGTAACAATTTTTATATTGTATTACACAATAAACCATTTCTCTTTAATACCAACGGTATTGTATACCTCCAATTTAAGAATCCATAATTATGAATCTTACAAAATTAAAAAACATACCAGTTTCTGAGTTAGTACACCTTGGGGAAAGTATGGGTCTAGAAAATTTAGCACGCATGCGTAAGCAAGATATTATTTTTGCTATTTTTAAACAACATGCTAAAACTGGAGAAGATATTTTTGGGGATGGCGTATTAGAGATCTTACAAGATGGTTTTGGGTTTCTTAGGTCTAGTGATAGCTCCTATCTTGCAGGTCCAGATGATATTTATGTATCTCCTAGCCAAATTCGTCGCTTTAACTTACGTACTGGAGATACTATTTCTGGGAAAATTAGACCTCCAAAAGAAGGTGAACGTTATTTTGCATTACTTAAAGTAAGCGATGTAAATTACGATAAACCTGAAAATGCGCGTAATAAAATTTTATTTGAAAATCTCACCCCATTACATGCCAATTCACGATTACGTATGGAGCGAGGGAACGGTTCTACGGAAGATCTAACCGCAAGAGTATTAGATTTAGCATCACCGATTGGACGTGGTCAACGAGGTTTAATCGTAGCACCCCCTAAAGCCGGAAAAACCATACTCTTACAAAATATTGCGCAAAGTATTAGTCACAACTATCCAGACTGTGTACTGATAGTACTTTTAATAGATGAACGCCCAGAAGAAGTTACTGAAATGCAACGCTTAGTTCACGGAGAAGTAATTGCATCTACTTTTGATGAACCAGCTTCTCGTCATGTACAAGTGTCCGAAATGGTAATTGAAAAAGCTAAGCGATTAGTAGAACACAAAAAAGATGTAATTATTTTATTAGATTCCATCACACGATTAGCTAGAGCCTATAATACTATTGTACCTTCATCTGGAAAAGTTTTAACAGGAGGAGTCGATGCCAACGCCTTGCATCGCCCAAAGCGTTTTTTTGGAGCTGCTCGTAATATGGAAGAAGGAGGAAGTTTAACTATTATAGCTACTGCTTTAATTGATACCGGGTCAAAAATGGATGAAGTAATTTATGAAGAATTTAAAGGAACTGGAAATATGGAGCTACATTTATCAAGAAAAATAGCTGAAAAACGTGTTTTCCCAGCAATTGATTATAATCGATCTGGAACTAGAAAAGAAGAATTGTTAACTACTCAAGATGAACTGCAAAAAATATGGATTTTACGTAAAATTATTCATCCAATGAGTGAAATTGACGCAATGGAATTTATGATGAATAAACTATCTATGACAAAAACTAATGATGAATTTTTTGATATGATGAAACGATGTTAATTTATTATAATAATTATGATTTATATATTAGAACGAGTTTTGAGAAATAAATTACCTACAATATTTTTATGTTAATCTATTTAACTAAATTTTACTACAAAACTTATTTAAGAGCTGTTGGAGCTTTTTATATTGTACATTATACTATGTAATATAATTCATGCATATATACAATCACTTATTTTAAAAAATATTAAAGTAACATAAAATAATATAAATTAAATTTTAAACATGTATTTATATATAAATAGTAATTTAATTAATTTTATCCTAATATAGGATATGGACATTTTATATTCTTTACTTTATCTTATTAAAATTCTTAAATAATATATAATTGTATTGCATAAATAATTTTTTAAAGAAACATATAAAACCTATAAAGTAAACTTTTTATTTTTATAGAATATTTATCTTTATGTCATTTTAATTAATAACATTCAATTAGATATTTTACATAAAATGACTACATGCGATTAATTAAATATATCTTTTTCGACATAAAGATAAATTAAACATATACGATACGCTGAATCAATGCGTCCGTAACTCAATTGGATAGAGTATTGTCCTCCGAAGACAAAGGTTTCAGGTTCAAATCCTGTCGGACGCATTGATTTATTAAAAATTTTATGAAAAAATTGAGATTGATCTGTGGTGATTGTAGCTCAGTCGGTAGAGCTCTGGATTGTGGTTCCAGCAGTCGTGGGTTCGAATCCCATCAATCACCCACATCACACATTTAATTAAAAGCAAAATAAAACCCGACACTAAACTAAGCGAAGGTGGCGGAATTGGCAGACGCACTAGCTTCAGGAGTTAGTGTCTTTATAAAGACGTGAGGGTTCAAACCCCTTCCTTCGCAAAAATGATTCTCATTATTTATGCATAATAAATCAGTTAATTATCAAACTCAGATATTAATAAATAGAAATACAAAATGCACAAAACCTACACAAAAATTTTATAAATTCTCGGCGAGTGGCGCAGCTTGGTAGCGCTCCTGGTTTGGGACCAGGAAGTCGGAGGTTCAAATCCTCTCTCGCCGATTCTCATAAACTACATAAGAATTTTAAAATATTTCTACTATTGTATTTCCTGAAATTCATATATTTTTAACTAAAACTAATTATTTTAATCTGAATCTAATATCCAGACCATAATATTAAGAGTTGTTAATTAAAACATGGACTAGTACATCATTGTTTGCCGAACATGCTATAATGATATCTGTCCAACCCAAACCTTTAGCTAATTTAGCTAAACGCAAACTTACCACTATAAGCCTACATCGTATTAGCCAAGATGTACGGTAAAATTTAGGAATTAAATAATACAACTGTTTTAGTATCTCTTCAGAAGTAACTACTACCGTTTTAATATTTAATTCTAATAACTTAGATGATTGCTCTTCTCCATTATACTTTAACAATTGTCTACGATAACATTCACAAGATAATACTAATGCACCTCTTTTCTGAAGAGTATCGTCCAAAACAGTACGTCCATTATTACCTCTCAAAATAAGAACACGTTTTCCATAACTATAAATTAATTCAGGTAGTTGCAATAAATTTTCACTTGTTTCTTTATCTTTAGGATATTTTGAAGTAATTCCTGATAATTTATACATCTTTATGCTAGTTGCACGACCAATGGAATAATATACTAATTTAGTAGGCCAAGATATTCCTATACTAAGTAACTGGTTATGAGCATACTTAATTGCATTCTGCGATACAATACATAGTAAATCTCCTTCAGAAAGTAGACTTAATCGTTGTTCCAGAAAGGACAACATTTCTCCTGCAGAAAAATAAATTAATGGTAAATGATGCGCGCATTTACCAACAGAAAGTAATTTACTTACTAGTTTCTCTCCATATGGAGATGGTCGAGTAATTAAAATGCTCATAATTAATTATATTAAATTTTATTGATATATATTTATCGCAAAATATGTTTGTTACTTTGTAAATTGGATCAATAAATCTTTAGCAAGAACATATCCCAGTTTTTCTGCTTGATCTAAAGGTGCTCGTCCTTCAGTACGAATAATTTTACTGCCATCAGGCAATCCAATAAGTGCACGCAACCATATTTTATCTTCTTCAATTTCAGCATAACTAGCAATTGGTAATTGACAATAACTTTCTAAATAAGTAGTAACGGCACGTTCTGCCTTAATACGTAATGAAGTTTCCCGATGATATAAAGGCGATAACAACGATAAAATATCGGTATCACCCAAACGACATTCTATAGCTATAGTACCCTGTCCCATAGCTGGTAATAGATCAGATGGATCGATGTAAGCACGAATATATTCACTTAATTTTAATCGATTCAGTCCAGCTACAGCTAAAATGATTGCATCATATTGATCATTCTGTAATTTTTTTAATCTAGTATCTATATTACCTCGTAAGTTATTTATTATTAAATCTGGACGTTGAGCACGTATTTGACATTGTCTACGTAAACTTGATGTGCCTATTGTACTACCAACAGGTAACGTATCTATATTAGAGTATTTTAAACTAACAAAAGCATCACGAGGATCATTTCGTTCACATAGAATTGGAAGCATTAACTCATCTGGTAAAGGTACTGTAATATCTTTCATAGAATGAACAGCAATATCAGCACGAAAATCTACCAATGCACATTCTAATTCTTTAATAAATGCACCTTTTTTAATTTTATTTTTTGGAACAGAATTTAAGAATTTATCTCCTGTTGTTACAATAGGTATTAACTTTATTTGTATAGTTGGATGATAACGCTTTAATGCATCACAAACATATTGAGATTGACAAATAGCCAGTCGACTTTTTCGAGTAGCAATTCTTAAAATTCTAGTATTCATCATTATAATTATGCTAAAAATGAAACATATAATGCTTTAATTAATTAATATATTTGCAATTATTTTAAAAATTAAATAGAAAAAATAACATACTGACCTTAAATTTTAATTCTATGTAACTTTAACATTTTAATATAGATTAATTAAAAGTATTAAATATAATTAATTATATAAAACAGATTCTTTCTTCATATTACTATCTGAAATATTTTAATATTACTACATTTACATTCAAAATTTTATATTCATATCTCTTTTTATCAATATTTATCGTAAAAAGCATATCATGACATTATTAAATATTATTTAGTACAAAACTAATTTACTTACTTGTATTGTAATACCTTAATTATTAATTAAGAATTAAAATAATATTTAAAATTTCTAAACATATTAATTATTAATATAAATATGACGCTACTATTGCCATTAATTTAAAAATTAATTCTATTTTTAAATTACTTAAAATATTATTAAATCTTATTTTACAAACTTAAAAAGACGCTCTATTTTAAATAACCATTATATTTTTATAAATTAATTTTAACATTTTTAATAAACGTATATTTTTATTAATTATTAAGATACAATCATGTTATTTTAAGTTTCATTAAATGAGAATTAAATTAATTTATAAAATTAGCGATATATATCAATCTTTATTTGTTGATATTATATGAGGTAAGTATGAGATTTTCAAAAATGCATGGATTAGGTAATGATTTTGTCATTGTAGATGCTATAACACAAAATATACATCTTACTTCTAAAAGCATAAAATATCTATCGAATCGATATTGTGGAATTGGATTTGACCAGTTGCTAATAGTAGAACCCCCTTATGATCCAAAAATAGACTTTCATTGCAGAATTTATAATGCAGATGGAACAGAAGTCAATCAATGCGGAAATGGTATTCGTTGTTTTGCGCAATTTGTTTACTTAAAAAAATTAACTAAAAAACGAAATATTCATATCAGCACTCGTACTCATCATGTAGTTCTATCTATAATGGATGACAATCGTATATCTGTCAATATGGGTTCGCCGATATTTGATCCAAAACTTATCCCATTTTATGCCGCACAATATCAAAAAACTTATATTTTATTTTTACCTACAGAAACAATATTATGTGGTATAGTATCTATGGGTAATCCTCATTGTGTCATTTTAGTTGAAAAAATAGAAACTGCCCAAGTTAACTCATTAGGATCAACATTAAAAAATCATCATTGCTTTCCAGAACAAGCCAATGTAAGTTTCATGCAGATTATTGATCGTAATAACATCCGATTACGAGTGTATGAGCGAGGTGTAGGAGAAACTCAAGCCTGTGGAACTGCCGCCTGTGCAGCTGTAGCTATAGGTATTCAGCAAGAATTGTTATATGAAACAGTAGAAGTAATATTACCTGGAGGTACTTTGTCTATAAATTGGAAAGGCATAGGAAATCCATTATATATGACTGGAGCAACATCATACGTATATGATGGTTATATCAATTTATAAATTCAGAATGCTATATAGCATAATATTGTTTTTAAAAAATATTTTAAAAATTTCATTTATCTAAGATATACAAAAATTTTTAGTACTTAAATTTTACTTAACATTTTATTTTAAATATATATACTTATTAATTGATAAAAATATAAATACTTCATCAATCAATACTGTAATTTATATTAAAGGTATAATTTATGCATTTTTATCGTATGTTACGCCCTATTCATGCTATAACTTTAGATTTAGATAATACATTGTACAGTAATTATTCGGTTATGAATCAAGCTGAAGAAAAAGCAGTATTATTTTTACAACAATATCATCCCGCGTTATCTAAAATACAAAAAACTGACTATTGCCGAGCACGTAAAATACTCAAAATTGTAGAACCAAACATTTACCATGACGTAAATTATTGGCGTTGGAAATCTTTAAAGATAACTTTGCTTCAGGCAGGATTAAATAAAAATGAGGCACAAGCAGGTGCTGATTTTGCTATGGAAATCATTATATATTGGCGCAATAAGATCGATATACCTATTAGTACTCATAACACATTATCCGCATTAAACGATAAGTGGCCATTAATTGCAATTACTAATGGCAATGCAAATCCTATTACCTGTGGGCTACAACCATATTTCCAATATATACTACGTGCTGGGATTAATGGGCGCGCTAAACCATACACAGATATGTATTATTTAGCTTCAAAACATTTTGGATTACCTTGTAAAAATATTTTACATGTAGGAGATGACTGGAAAACAGATGTGAAAGGAGCGATATACTCTGGAATGCAAGCTTGTTGGATAAATCAATACAATACAGATAAAGCAGACCAATTTTACTCAATAAATACAAAATTTTTTCCACATTTGAAAATTTCAAAGTTAATATCATTAACACACTTACTATAACATTAATAGTTATATTAATAACATACTTTATAGTAATTATTATAAACATATATTTCAATATTTTATGAATATTTCTAATATTCTTAGTCAACTCAATGATAAACAAAAAGAAGCAGTAACTTCTAATGACAAAAATATATTAGTATTATCTGGGGCCGGAAGCGGAAAAACTCGAGTATTAGTAAATCGTATTGCTTGGCTGCAATTAGTAAAAAAATATACACCATGGTCAATAATGGCGGTCACTTTTACAAATAAATCTGCTTTAATAATGCGTAATCGTGTTCAATCTATAATTGGTGTTCAAAACAAAAGTAATATATGGATTAGTACTTTTCATGGGTTAGCAAATCATTTGTTACGCACTCATTATATAAATGCAAATTTGCCAAAAGATTTTCAAATTATTGATAAGAATGATCAAATTCGACTTTTAAAACAACTAATACGTTCACTCAATTTAAATGAAAACAAATACAGTGTGCAGCAGGCTATGCACTATATTAATACAGAAAAAAATAAAATTTCAGATACTCAAAATACTAATATTGATAATAATTCAATAAAAATGACATGGATACAACTTTATCAAAAGTATCATGATATATGTCATCGTTCTGGATTAGTAGATTTTAATGAATTATTAAAACGCGCATATATGGTATGCCTAAATTATCCAAATATTTTGCATTATTATCAAAAACGATTTATTAATATTTTAGTAGATGAATTTCAAGATACTAATAAAATACAATATGATTGGTTATGCCTATTATCAGGAAAAAACAATAATTTAATGATTGTTGGAGATGATGATCAATCTATTTATGGTTGGAGAGGAGCGCAAATAAAAAATTTTCAAAGATTTTTAGAAGATTTTAAACATGTACGAATTATTACACTAGAACAAAATTATCGTTCTACTAACAATATTTTAAGAGCTGCTAACGCTCTTATTTGTAAAAATAATACACGTCTAAAAAAAAATCTGTGGACACGTGAAAATAAAGGAGATGCAATTTCTGTGTATTGCGCTCTTAATGAAACAGATGAAGCTTTATTTGTGGCAAACAATCTGATAAATTGGAAAAAAAAACATGGTTTACTCAACGAGTGCGCTATATTATATCGAAATAATTTTCAATCTCGTTTACTGGAAGAAATTCTATTAAAAAAAAACGTGCCTTATAAAATATATGGAGGAATAAAGTTTTTTGAACGTAAAGAAATTAAAGACATCATAGCTTATTTAAAATTTATTACTAATCAAAATAATAATATTGCTTATGTGCGAATAATTAATACACCTAATAGAGGGATTGGGCCGCGTACTTTAGAAATTATAAATAAATACGCTGCTTTAAATCATTTAAGTCTATGGGAAAGTAGCTTATTTATTTCAAACAAAAAGATTATTAAAGGAAAACCTGCTATTGCTCTAAACAAATTTATTATATTGATAGATTCATTAAAAAAACAGATTGTAACCACATTACCTTTGCACGAACAAATCGATTATATTATTAGAAAAATTGGATTATGGAATATATATGAAAAAAACACATCGATACCAACATATCATGAACATATACATAATATTCAAGAGTTGATTACAATGAGTAAACAATATAATATTCTATCAGAATCAACAACAAATGTGTCTCCGTTACAACAATTTTTGTCATATATTTCTTTAGAATTTGAAGAAAATCTCTCTGATTCATATGCAGATGCAGTTCAATTGATGACGCTACATGCTTCAAAAGGATTAGAATTTTCTCAAGTATTTATTGTAGGATTGGAAGAAGGAATATGTCCAAATTATATTGCTTTAACTAATAAAGAACTATTAGAAGAAGAACGTAGATTAATTTATGTTGGCATCACACGCGCTATGCATAAATTAACAATTAGTTATTCAGAAACTCGTCATGTCTATGGAAAAGAGATAATAATTCAATCACCGTCTAGATTTGTTAATGAATTGCCAATAGATTGTTTAGAAGTATCTTAATATTTCTTATCTAAAATACGTGCTACTATTTTTACAAATTTATATTTCTGTTGTATTAAATTTTCTGAAAGTTAACATCTTAATTCTATTAGATTATTATATAATGCAAATGTACCTATATTATTTTTATTTTCATTAAAAACTAAAAATATTGGCAGTCTTGTATACTTAGAAATAATCATACACACATCTAATCTATGTGAATTAGATTTATAATACTTTCACAATAAAAAATATTTACTTAATATTTAATTAACTATCATAATAATAATATTTATAATCAAATAAATAAGTTCCTACAAATTATTTAAATCATTATAAATATTTGATACTTATTAATACCCAACAACAGTTTTTGTAATTATTCTATTATAAAATATGTAATTACAAAAAATTATATAGAGGGAAATAACTATTTATTATCTAATTTTAATTATTATGATCTAATGTATTCTTGTTTTGTATCCGTTAAGGAAAAAATGATATATGTTTAACATATTTCAATTAAAAAATAATCATTTACTCCGTGTTAATGAAAAAGAAGAAATATCATTTTTAAACAACATTATTTGGGTGGATATAATAAATCCAAATAACGATGAATACGATTATATACAAAATATATTGCTTCACCAAAAAATAAACTTTTTTAAACTAAAAGATATCAACAAAACTATACGTTTTTTTAAAGACAAAAATGGGCTACATATCCGTTCTTTTTTCTTCTCATATAATGAAAAAGAACAAATAAATAACTCTATTGTGTCCTTTACCATATATAATGGATGCCTATTCACTTCACGAAAAGAAGAATTTCCAGCATTTTATACATATCAACAATATTTGCATAATCATTTGTTAATAGATGGAAATGCTTATGAATTATTATTAAATTTATTTGAAGTAAAAATTGAAGATCTAGCAAATAAAATAGAGAATATTTACTCCACTTTAGAAACGTTGAGTTTTGTTATTATGAATGGGCAACAAATTGATGAATATGAACATGCGCTTTCTGATTTAGCTGCATTAGAAAACATAGGCTGGAAGATTCGTGTTAATTTATTAGATTCTGAAAGAGCGATAAAATTTTTGATACGTAAAGTAAAACTGCCCGTATCACAACAACAATATGCCAATGAAATTTTAAGCGATATTACATTATTATTACCCCACAACGAATATGTATTTCATCAGATCAGTTCTTTAACCCAATCAGCAATGGGATTTATTAATATCGAGCAAAATAGAATCATAAAAATTTTTTCAGTGGTTTTTTTACCTCCAACTTTAATAGCATCTAGCTATGGAATGAATTTTGAATTTATGCCAGAATTGCAGTGGTCATTTGGTTACCCTAGCGCCATCATTTTGATGATTTTAGCAGGATTAGCTCCGTATATCTATTTTAAATATAAAAATTGGTTATAAATAATTAAAAACTACAGTAATACTATTTATAGAATTTTACAAATAAATACTAATCCAATAAACTTAAATATTTTTAAAATACATCTTCACAATATAACATTGTATTAAAAATAATTATAATGTTATTGAAAATTCATATAATAAATCAATATTTAAAATAATATCCATAATATATCGAATTTTTATTGATATCATATTGTAATTATTGGTGTATAATTATTGTTATTATACAAATTTTAATAAAACAATAAAGAGAGGTATAAATGTTTCGCATCGTTGCGTCTGATTTAGACGGCACCCTGCTAACA encodes:
- the ilvC gene encoding ketol-acid reductoisomerase, whose protein sequence is MANYFNTLTFIQKLKHLKKCRFMSHNEFSGGIKALLSKKIAIIGCGSQGLNQGLNMRDSGVNISYALRRESIINKKESWSRATQHGFAVGTYEEIIPTSDIIINLTPDKNHTAVVKKIEPLMKHRSVLGYSHGFHIVEVGEKIRQDITVIMVAPKCPGTEVRQEYQRGFGVPTLIAVHKENNAYNIGMELAKSWAFALGSHRAGVLESSFVAEVKSDLMGEQTILCGMLQAGSILCFDYMINNGIDAGYSGKFIQYGWEVITEALKQGGITLMMDRLSNIAKIRAFILSEKLKNILKPIFEKHMENILNGVFSEEMMSDWKNNDSKLLVWRKETSKLPLEQAPNYQQEILDQTYFDHGILMVAIIKAGVELSFDTMIKAGIAPESAYYESLHELPLIANTIARKKLYEMNTVISDTAEYGNYLFCNAVVPLLKKTIIPNLKKGDLGSAPEEIKIDNIILRNTNAMIRNHAIEKVGIKLRSHMKNIKNLPFINN
- the trxA gene encoding thioredoxin is translated as MNHIVNLTDSNFKEKVLNSINQESKPFLIDFWAEWCNPCKAMIPILEDIAMEFHDKLKIAKLNIDNNPITTKNYGIRSIPTLLLIRHGTVLSSKIGLLSKQKLQEFLKKYI
- the rho gene encoding transcription termination factor Rho, with amino-acid sequence MNLTKLKNIPVSELVHLGESMGLENLARMRKQDIIFAIFKQHAKTGEDIFGDGVLEILQDGFGFLRSSDSSYLAGPDDIYVSPSQIRRFNLRTGDTISGKIRPPKEGERYFALLKVSDVNYDKPENARNKILFENLTPLHANSRLRMERGNGSTEDLTARVLDLASPIGRGQRGLIVAPPKAGKTILLQNIAQSISHNYPDCVLIVLLIDERPEEVTEMQRLVHGEVIASTFDEPASRHVQVSEMVIEKAKRLVEHKKDVIILLDSITRLARAYNTIVPSSGKVLTGGVDANALHRPKRFFGAARNMEEGGSLTIIATALIDTGSKMDEVIYEEFKGTGNMELHLSRKIAEKRVFPAIDYNRSGTRKEELLTTQDELQKIWILRKIIHPMSEIDAMEFMMNKLSMTKTNDEFFDMMKRC
- the hemD gene encoding uroporphyrinogen-III synthase produces the protein MSILITRPSPYGEKLVSKLLSVGKCAHHLPLIYFSAGEMLSFLEQRLSLLSEGDLLCIVSQNAIKYAHNQLLSIGISWPTKLVYYSIGRATSIKMYKLSGITSKYPKDKETSENLLQLPELIYSYGKRVLILRGNNGRTVLDDTLQKRGALVLSCECYRRQLLKYNGEEQSSKLLELNIKTVVVTSEEILKQLYYLIPKFYRTSWLIRCRLIVVSLRLAKLAKGLGWTDIIIACSANNDVLVHVLINNS
- the hemC gene encoding hydroxymethylbilane synthase — protein: MNTRILRIATRKSRLAICQSQYVCDALKRYHPTIQIKLIPIVTTGDKFLNSVPKNKIKKGAFIKELECALVDFRADIAVHSMKDITVPLPDELMLPILCERNDPRDAFVSLKYSNIDTLPVGSTIGTSSLRRQCQIRAQRPDLIINNLRGNIDTRLKKLQNDQYDAIILAVAGLNRLKLSEYIRAYIDPSDLLPAMGQGTIAIECRLGDTDILSLLSPLYHRETSLRIKAERAVTTYLESYCQLPIASYAEIEEDKIWLRALIGLPDGSKIIRTEGRAPLDQAEKLGYVLAKDLLIQFTK
- the dapF gene encoding diaminopimelate epimerase — encoded protein: MRFSKMHGLGNDFVIVDAITQNIHLTSKSIKYLSNRYCGIGFDQLLIVEPPYDPKIDFHCRIYNADGTEVNQCGNGIRCFAQFVYLKKLTKKRNIHISTRTHHVVLSIMDDNRISVNMGSPIFDPKLIPFYAAQYQKTYILFLPTETILCGIVSMGNPHCVILVEKIETAQVNSLGSTLKNHHCFPEQANVSFMQIIDRNNIRLRVYERGVGETQACGTAACAAVAIGIQQELLYETVEVILPGGTLSINWKGIGNPLYMTGATSYVYDGYINL
- the yigB gene encoding 5-amino-6-(5-phospho-D-ribitylamino)uracil phosphatase YigB yields the protein MHFYRMLRPIHAITLDLDNTLYSNYSVMNQAEEKAVLFLQQYHPALSKIQKTDYCRARKILKIVEPNIYHDVNYWRWKSLKITLLQAGLNKNEAQAGADFAMEIIIYWRNKIDIPISTHNTLSALNDKWPLIAITNGNANPITCGLQPYFQYILRAGINGRAKPYTDMYYLASKHFGLPCKNILHVGDDWKTDVKGAIYSGMQACWINQYNTDKADQFYSINTKFFPHLKISKLISLTHLL
- a CDS encoding 3'-5' exonuclease codes for the protein MNISNILSQLNDKQKEAVTSNDKNILVLSGAGSGKTRVLVNRIAWLQLVKKYTPWSIMAVTFTNKSALIMRNRVQSIIGVQNKSNIWISTFHGLANHLLRTHYINANLPKDFQIIDKNDQIRLLKQLIRSLNLNENKYSVQQAMHYINTEKNKISDTQNTNIDNNSIKMTWIQLYQKYHDICHRSGLVDFNELLKRAYMVCLNYPNILHYYQKRFINILVDEFQDTNKIQYDWLCLLSGKNNNLMIVGDDDQSIYGWRGAQIKNFQRFLEDFKHVRIITLEQNYRSTNNILRAANALICKNNTRLKKNLWTRENKGDAISVYCALNETDEALFVANNLINWKKKHGLLNECAILYRNNFQSRLLEEILLKKNVPYKIYGGIKFFERKEIKDIIAYLKFITNQNNNIAYVRIINTPNRGIGPRTLEIINKYAALNHLSLWESSLFISNKKIIKGKPAIALNKFIILIDSLKKQIVTTLPLHEQIDYIIRKIGLWNIYEKNTSIPTYHEHIHNIQELITMSKQYNILSESTTNVSPLQQFLSYISLEFEENLSDSYADAVQLMTLHASKGLEFSQVFIVGLEEGICPNYIALTNKELLEEERRLIYVGITRAMHKLTISYSETRHVYGKEIIIQSPSRFVNELPIDCLEVS
- the corA gene encoding magnesium/cobalt transporter CorA, with the translated sequence MFNIFQLKNNHLLRVNEKEEISFLNNIIWVDIINPNNDEYDYIQNILLHQKINFFKLKDINKTIRFFKDKNGLHIRSFFFSYNEKEQINNSIVSFTIYNGCLFTSRKEEFPAFYTYQQYLHNHLLIDGNAYELLLNLFEVKIEDLANKIENIYSTLETLSFVIMNGQQIDEYEHALSDLAALENIGWKIRVNLLDSERAIKFLIRKVKLPVSQQQYANEILSDITLLLPHNEYVFHQISSLTQSAMGFINIEQNRIIKIFSVVFLPPTLIASSYGMNFEFMPELQWSFGYPSAIILMILAGLAPYIYFKYKNWL